The Flavobacterium piscisymbiosum genome includes a region encoding these proteins:
- a CDS encoding rhodanese-like domain-containing protein: MNLSQEDWVNQLAADENAVILDVRTEDEFNDGYIENAVNIDINKGQGFIYEIEELDKNKNYYVYCRSGARSAKACQVMNELGINNAYNLLGGILDWEGETINP, encoded by the coding sequence ATGAATTTATCACAAGAAGATTGGGTTAATCAGCTTGCTGCTGACGAGAATGCAGTTATACTGGACGTAAGAACTGAAGACGAATTTAATGACGGTTATATCGAGAATGCCGTAAACATTGATATCAATAAAGGACAAGGTTTTATTTACGAAATCGAAGAACTGGATAAAAATAAAAATTATTATGTGTATTGCCGTTCTGGAGCCAGAAGTGCTAAAGCATGTCAGGTTATGAATGAGTTAGGTATAAATAATGCCTACAACCTGCTTGGAGGTATACTGGACTGGGAAGGCGAAACCATAAATCCATAA
- a CDS encoding Crp/Fnr family transcriptional regulator, with translation MQNSLKNIFPNFSNELISTIEENGSLQDFEAGTILMRTGQYIKNTVLITKGKIKIYREGEDGGEFLMYYLQPGQACAISMICTAKSEKSQIMAKVVEDVSVMMIPLQMMDKWMMEHRTWYEFVIETYRSRFEEVLEVVDNIAFRSMDERLEFYLKRHSDACGCSEVNLSHQEIATELNTSREVVSRLLKKMEQRGLVKLNRNQIELLNTNFTN, from the coding sequence ATGCAAAACTCACTTAAAAATATATTTCCTAATTTTTCTAACGAACTCATTTCGACTATTGAAGAAAACGGAAGTCTGCAAGATTTTGAAGCCGGAACAATCTTAATGCGAACCGGACAATACATAAAAAACACCGTTTTGATCACCAAAGGAAAAATCAAAATCTATCGCGAAGGCGAAGATGGCGGCGAGTTTTTGATGTATTATCTGCAACCCGGACAAGCTTGTGCCATTTCGATGATTTGTACCGCCAAAAGTGAGAAAAGCCAAATCATGGCCAAAGTAGTCGAAGATGTTTCGGTTATGATGATTCCCTTGCAAATGATGGACAAATGGATGATGGAGCACAGAACCTGGTACGAGTTCGTCATCGAAACCTACAGAAGCCGTTTTGAGGAAGTTCTCGAAGTCGTAGACAACATCGCTTTCCGTTCTATGGATGAGCGTTTGGAATTTTATCTTAAAAGACATTCTGATGCCTGCGGATGTTCTGAAGTAAATCTTTCACACCAGGAAATCGCAACTGAACTAAATACTTCACGTGAAGTCGTATCCAGATTGCTCAAAAAAATGGAACAAAGAGGTTTGGTTAAACTTAACAGAAACCAAATTGAGTTATTAAACACGAATTTCACGAATTAA
- a CDS encoding sulfite exporter TauE/SafE family protein → MEYLGYFASIIIGISLGLIGGGGSILTIPILVYLFKVNPEQATSYSLFIVGVTAMFGSYSHYKMGNLKLKSALYFAIPSVISILIIREVIFPQIASTLFSIASYSVSKDFLIMIIFSVLMITAAISMIRKNKPEIKATETNYIQLSIIGFVVGIITGFLGAGGGFLIIPALLFFANLPMKQAVGTSLLIITINSTIGFGGDLYIGTPINYPFLLGVSAMALFGMIIGSQLSKKIDGTKLKPLFGWFVLVMGFYIITKELLF, encoded by the coding sequence ATGGAATATTTAGGATATTTTGCTTCGATTATTATCGGGATTTCGCTGGGCTTAATTGGCGGAGGCGGATCGATTTTAACCATTCCTATTTTAGTGTATTTGTTTAAGGTAAATCCTGAGCAAGCTACATCGTATTCTTTGTTTATCGTAGGAGTTACAGCCATGTTTGGGAGTTATAGCCATTATAAAATGGGAAATCTAAAGCTGAAATCGGCATTGTATTTTGCCATTCCTTCTGTGATTTCGATTCTGATTATTCGTGAAGTTATTTTTCCGCAGATTGCTTCAACCTTATTTTCTATTGCTTCCTATTCTGTTTCGAAAGATTTTCTGATTATGATTATTTTTTCGGTTTTGATGATTACAGCGGCAATCTCCATGATTAGAAAAAATAAACCCGAAATAAAAGCAACCGAAACCAATTACATTCAATTAAGTATAATAGGTTTCGTAGTCGGGATCATAACCGGATTTCTGGGTGCCGGCGGTGGATTTCTAATCATTCCTGCCCTGCTCTTTTTTGCCAATTTACCTATGAAACAAGCCGTAGGAACATCATTACTGATTATTACCATCAATTCAACCATAGGTTTTGGAGGCGATTTATACATTGGTACACCTATAAATTATCCGTTTTTATTGGGAGTTTCTGCAATGGCGCTTTTCGGAATGATTATCGGGAGTCAGCTTTCGAAAAAAATCGACGGAACGAAACTCAAGCCTCTTTTTGGCTGGTTTGTTTTGGTGATGGGATTTTATATTATTACCAAAGAGCTTTTGTTTTAA
- a CDS encoding GNAT family N-acetyltransferase: protein MNYQIKKASIEDLDEAAELFNLYRVFYRQESDVEKGKAFLKERLLNNESDVFLAIVGEKAVGFVQLYKLFHYTKLQKQWLLSDLFVHPDYRGKGLSVALIDRSKQWCEETNACGLMLETEKTNDIGNILYPRCGFEYDGLHNYYHWWK, encoded by the coding sequence ATGAATTACCAAATCAAAAAAGCAAGTATTGAAGACCTTGACGAAGCAGCGGAACTTTTTAACCTTTATCGTGTTTTTTACCGTCAGGAATCTGATGTCGAAAAAGGAAAAGCATTTCTGAAAGAGCGATTATTAAACAATGAGTCGGATGTTTTTTTAGCAATTGTGGGCGAAAAAGCGGTTGGCTTTGTACAGCTCTACAAATTATTTCATTATACCAAATTGCAAAAACAATGGCTGTTAAGTGATCTTTTTGTACATCCTGATTATAGAGGCAAAGGGCTTTCGGTAGCCTTAATTGACCGAAGTAAGCAATGGTGTGAGGAAACAAATGCCTGCGGTTTGATGCTGGAAACCGAAAAAACAAATGACATAGGCAATATATTATATCCGCGTTGTGGATTTGAATATGACGGATTGCATAATTACTACCATTGGTGGAAATAA
- a CDS encoding DUF6438 domain-containing protein has product MKRIIFITIQILFINCYSQKNESITLKSKTEIENYVRVSSKRFAKFELKKIHDFAPEGDAQDSICRRIGDSLKINEYYYKADFDNNGLVDFLLIGDDHNCDESRSIRCNFCSLVLMSFPKDSVKIHNINLGDGCFVPKIAQKNNQTVLQIYNRRRGVLSAKGNNVEQHTLIYKYDGFIDYNKRPVKHSIEKIEFSTSGCYGTCPVFSLVIDKERNSTFFAERFNFGTEEENMKKMSSFFNNNREGTFKTVITEENYNQILALLEYMNFANFQNKNMLYEEDSGSSILKITYDNGKEKIIEDYGIVGSYSLRKLYELLFELRMNQKWN; this is encoded by the coding sequence ATGAAAAGAATAATTTTCATAACCATACAAATCCTTTTTATAAATTGCTATTCTCAGAAAAATGAAAGCATTACATTAAAAAGTAAAACGGAAATAGAAAATTATGTTCGTGTAAGTAGTAAAAGATTTGCAAAATTTGAGCTAAAAAAAATACATGATTTTGCGCCTGAAGGCGATGCTCAAGATTCTATCTGTAGAAGAATAGGTGATTCTCTTAAAATCAATGAATATTATTATAAAGCAGATTTTGATAATAATGGTTTGGTAGATTTTTTACTAATAGGAGATGACCATAATTGTGATGAATCAAGAAGTATTAGATGCAACTTCTGTTCTTTAGTTTTGATGAGTTTTCCAAAAGATTCGGTAAAAATTCATAATATTAATTTAGGTGACGGATGTTTTGTTCCAAAGATTGCACAGAAAAATAATCAAACGGTATTACAAATTTATAACCGGAGAAGAGGAGTTTTGAGTGCTAAAGGCAATAATGTAGAACAGCACACATTAATCTATAAATATGATGGATTTATTGATTATAATAAGCGACCAGTAAAGCATTCTATCGAAAAAATAGAGTTTTCAACTTCTGGCTGTTATGGAACTTGTCCAGTATTTTCATTAGTAATTGATAAAGAAAGAAATTCAACTTTTTTTGCTGAACGTTTTAATTTTGGAACAGAGGAAGAAAATATGAAGAAAATGTCGTCTTTTTTCAATAACAATAGGGAAGGTACTTTCAAAACTGTAATTACAGAAGAAAATTATAACCAAATTTTGGCACTATTAGAATACATGAATTTTGCAAATTTTCAAAATAAAAACATGTTATATGAAGAAGATAGTGGTAGTTCAATTCTGAAAATTACATATGATAATGGTAAAGAAAAAATTATTGAGGATTATGGAATAGTAGGAAGTTACAGTTTGAGAAAATTGTATGAATTATTATTTGAATTAAGAATGAATCAGAAATGGAATTAA
- the cydB gene encoding cytochrome d ubiquinol oxidase subunit II, translated as MEFFWYVVLMGILAVYIVLDGYDFGAGIIHLFFAKEEKDKKAITSAIGPFWDANEVWIIAAGGVLFFAFPTLYASSFSGFYLPLIMILWLLIFRAIGLEMRGQVHHPMWEAIWDKAFGIASLLLALFFGIALGNIVRGVNLGMVTNGVSTQEAHFFFLPLWNPTFSPQANELGIIDWFTLFLGIVSVVALTIHGANWIIYKTNSALNPKLKNVVFKLNIVLLVLVCISLQIWHFIEPKPFHNFVENPILWFFPLMTFVGILGLFKVRSWQKDGMGFLFSTLFLVGGFASTAVSIFPNVLPSTNNVNPSLTIYNTAAGEYGLNAGMSWFFIALFLVIIYFIIQYRVFSGKMDDVGYGEH; from the coding sequence ATGGAATTTTTTTGGTACGTTGTTTTAATGGGAATTCTGGCCGTTTATATTGTATTAGACGGTTACGATTTTGGAGCAGGAATTATTCATTTATTTTTTGCGAAAGAAGAGAAAGATAAAAAAGCAATTACAAGCGCTATTGGTCCGTTTTGGGACGCCAATGAAGTTTGGATTATTGCTGCGGGAGGAGTTTTGTTTTTTGCTTTCCCTACTTTATACGCTTCATCTTTCAGCGGTTTTTATTTGCCGTTGATCATGATTTTATGGTTGTTGATTTTCCGTGCGATAGGCTTAGAAATGCGCGGGCAAGTGCATCACCCTATGTGGGAAGCCATTTGGGATAAAGCTTTCGGGATCGCCAGTTTGCTTTTGGCTTTATTCTTTGGGATTGCTTTAGGAAATATTGTTCGTGGTGTAAACTTAGGAATGGTAACCAATGGAGTTTCGACGCAAGAAGCACATTTTTTCTTTTTGCCTTTATGGAATCCAACTTTTAGTCCGCAGGCAAATGAGTTGGGAATTATAGACTGGTTTACACTTTTTCTGGGAATTGTAAGTGTTGTTGCGCTGACAATTCATGGTGCGAACTGGATTATTTATAAAACGAATTCGGCATTGAACCCAAAACTTAAGAATGTAGTTTTTAAACTGAATATTGTTTTATTGGTTTTAGTTTGTATTTCGCTGCAAATCTGGCATTTTATTGAGCCAAAACCGTTTCATAATTTCGTAGAAAATCCAATTCTTTGGTTTTTTCCGTTAATGACTTTTGTTGGTATTTTGGGATTATTCAAAGTTCGTTCGTGGCAAAAAGACGGAATGGGATTTTTGTTTTCAACTCTGTTCTTGGTAGGCGGATTTGCTTCAACAGCCGTTTCGATTTTCCCGAATGTTTTACCTTCTACAAATAATGTTAATCCGTCATTGACGATTTATAATACTGCCGCAGGAGAATATGGATTAAACGCCGGAATGAGTTGGTTCTTTATTGCTTTGTTTCTGGTGATTATTTATTTTATTATTCAGTACAGAGTTTTTAGCGGGAAGATGGATGATGTTGGGTATGGGGAGCATTAG
- a CDS encoding cytochrome ubiquinol oxidase subunit I, which produces MEEMLFYDRMQFAFTITFHYLFPQLTMGLSLIIVYFKWKYLKTKDDQYNHATHFWMKIFALNFAMGVVTGIPMEFQFGTNWAKFSELTGGIIGQTLAMEGMFSFFLESSFLGIFLFGEKIIGHKWHFVTGLLIMIGSWASGYLIIATHSWMQNPVGYEILENGKFVLTNFKALFLNPWLWPSYLHNQAASLVTSSFVVAGIGAFYILSKKNVAFGRMFVKTGVIFGLISSVIVAVPTGDLLAKNVVKYQPVTFAAMEGIFHTEKKGSEIVLIGQPDVKDKKLDNKIAVPNILSFLTYGSWHQEIKGLDQFEEDLHPTNISGLYYAYHIMVGLGTIFIGLMAFALFQLIRKKLFETKWVLWSLMFMMPFPYIANTTGWYTAELGRQPWLVYNLLRTSAGASPTVSSGNTLFTLLGFIGLYLLLGMLFLLLIGKIINKGPHNVELNSEKI; this is translated from the coding sequence ATGGAAGAAATGCTTTTTTATGACCGAATGCAATTCGCCTTCACAATTACTTTTCACTACCTTTTTCCGCAACTTACAATGGGTCTTTCGCTGATCATTGTTTATTTTAAATGGAAATATCTTAAAACTAAAGACGATCAATACAATCACGCCACGCATTTCTGGATGAAAATCTTTGCTCTGAATTTTGCGATGGGAGTTGTAACCGGAATTCCAATGGAGTTTCAGTTTGGAACCAATTGGGCGAAATTCTCTGAGTTAACCGGTGGAATCATCGGACAAACTCTGGCGATGGAAGGGATGTTCTCCTTTTTCTTAGAATCCTCATTTCTGGGTATCTTTTTGTTTGGAGAAAAAATAATTGGACATAAGTGGCATTTTGTAACCGGATTATTAATTATGATTGGTTCCTGGGCCAGTGGATACCTTATTATTGCGACACATTCGTGGATGCAAAATCCTGTAGGGTATGAAATTCTCGAAAACGGAAAATTTGTTCTGACGAATTTTAAAGCATTGTTCCTGAATCCGTGGTTATGGCCTTCGTATCTACACAATCAGGCAGCTTCTTTGGTTACAAGTTCATTTGTTGTAGCCGGAATTGGAGCTTTTTATATTTTAAGTAAAAAGAATGTTGCTTTCGGAAGAATGTTTGTAAAAACAGGCGTAATCTTCGGATTGATTTCTAGTGTTATTGTGGCAGTTCCAACGGGAGATTTATTGGCTAAAAATGTCGTAAAATATCAACCTGTAACTTTTGCTGCAATGGAAGGAATTTTTCATACTGAAAAGAAAGGTTCTGAAATTGTTTTAATTGGGCAACCCGATGTAAAAGATAAAAAACTCGATAATAAAATTGCTGTGCCTAATATCTTAAGTTTCCTGACTTACGGAAGCTGGCATCAGGAAATAAAAGGTCTGGATCAGTTTGAAGAAGATCTTCATCCAACCAATATTTCCGGTTTGTATTATGCGTATCATATTATGGTAGGACTCGGAACCATATTTATAGGTTTGATGGCTTTTGCACTTTTTCAATTAATTAGAAAGAAATTATTCGAAACCAAATGGGTTTTATGGTCATTGATGTTTATGATGCCGTTTCCGTATATTGCCAATACCACAGGCTGGTACACGGCCGAATTAGGAAGACAACCTTGGTTGGTTTATAATTTACTGAGAACTTCTGCAGGAGCTTCGCCAACGGTTTCATCCGGTAATACCTTGTTTACTTTATTAGGTTTTATAGGATTGTATCTTTTACTTGGAATGTTGTTTTTGCTTTTGATTGGAAAAATCATCAATAAAGGACCTCATAATGTTGAACTGAATTCAGAAAAAATATAA
- a CDS encoding HD domain-containing protein encodes MNTEDLLNQIAFIKEIDKVKYIQRKTKLFNSDRNENDAEHSWHLALMAIVLAEHSNEPIDVLKVVKMVLIHDIVEIDAGDVFIYDTLKSHDNTDEERLAANRIFGLLPKKQADDMIAIWQEFEAGETNEAKFAKSMDRLEPLLQNTSNNGGTWKEFDVPYKKVYEKKSVIKEGSKTIWNYAEGLINESVEKGILKKE; translated from the coding sequence ATGAACACAGAAGATTTATTGAATCAAATCGCTTTTATAAAAGAGATTGATAAAGTAAAATATATTCAGCGCAAAACGAAATTGTTTAATAGCGACCGAAATGAAAATGATGCTGAACACAGTTGGCATCTGGCTTTGATGGCGATTGTTTTGGCAGAACATTCAAATGAGCCAATTGATGTATTGAAAGTGGTGAAAATGGTTTTGATACATGATATTGTCGAAATCGATGCTGGAGATGTCTTTATATACGATACACTAAAAAGTCATGATAATACTGATGAAGAGCGATTGGCCGCGAATCGCATCTTCGGATTATTGCCTAAAAAGCAAGCAGATGATATGATTGCTATTTGGCAAGAATTTGAAGCGGGTGAAACCAACGAAGCAAAATTTGCAAAATCGATGGACAGATTAGAGCCTTTATTGCAAAACACCTCTAATAACGGAGGGACATGGAAAGAGTTTGATGTACCTTATAAAAAAGTCTATGAAAAAAAGAGCGTTATAAAAGAAGGTTCAAAAACGATATGGAATTATGCCGAAGGATTAATAAACGAAAGTGTAGAAAAAGGAATTTTGAAAAAGGAGTAA
- a CDS encoding MBL fold metallo-hydrolase has protein sequence MKIEQIYTGCLAQGAYYITSNGEAAIIDPLREIQPYLDRLERDEVKLKYIFETHFHADFVSGHIDLSKETQAPIVYGPNAACEFDCISAKDEQEFKIGKITIKTLHTPGHTMESTTYLLIDENGKDHAIFSGDTLFIGDVGRPDLAQKAAGMTQDQLAGILFHSLRDKIMTLADDVIVYPAHGAGSACGKNMSKETVSTIGNQKATNYALRANMTEAEFITEVTDGLLPPPAYFSMNVAMNKQGYESFESVLHNGMKAIDVKDFEAVAEETGALILDTRKSADFYKGFIPQSINIGINGDFAPWVGTLVADVKQPIILVTEIGLEEETVTRLSRVGFDSIIGHLDGGFEAWEKAGFETDTVHRISAEQFASEFKIEEDKVIDIRKETEYEAEHIDDAYSKPLAYINDWVKDIDPNEHFYLHCAGGYRSMIAASILQARGFRNFTEIEGGFGAIAKTNIPKSDFVCQSKVLK, from the coding sequence ATGAAAATAGAACAAATTTACACCGGATGTTTAGCACAAGGTGCTTACTATATAACTTCAAATGGCGAAGCTGCGATTATTGATCCGCTTCGTGAAATTCAGCCTTATCTGGATCGTTTAGAACGCGATGAGGTGAAACTGAAATACATTTTCGAAACGCATTTTCACGCTGATTTTGTTTCAGGACATATCGATTTAAGCAAAGAAACTCAGGCGCCAATTGTTTACGGGCCAAATGCTGCTTGCGAATTTGATTGCATTTCTGCGAAAGACGAACAAGAATTCAAAATTGGAAAAATTACAATAAAAACTTTGCATACTCCGGGTCATACCATGGAAAGTACAACTTATTTATTGATTGACGAAAACGGAAAAGATCACGCTATTTTCTCTGGAGATACCTTATTTATTGGCGATGTTGGTCGTCCGGATCTGGCTCAAAAAGCAGCCGGAATGACACAAGATCAATTGGCGGGAATTTTATTTCATTCGTTAAGAGATAAAATCATGACTCTGGCTGATGACGTTATCGTTTATCCTGCGCATGGTGCGGGAAGCGCTTGCGGAAAAAACATGAGTAAGGAAACGGTTTCGACTATTGGGAATCAAAAAGCGACGAATTATGCTTTGCGCGCCAATATGACCGAAGCTGAATTTATTACAGAAGTTACCGATGGACTATTGCCTCCTCCAGCCTATTTTAGTATGAATGTGGCCATGAATAAACAAGGTTACGAAAGTTTCGAATCGGTTTTGCATAACGGAATGAAAGCGATTGATGTAAAAGATTTTGAGGCTGTAGCCGAAGAAACCGGAGCGTTAATTCTAGATACCAGAAAAAGTGCCGATTTCTATAAAGGATTTATTCCGCAATCGATCAATATCGGAATCAACGGTGATTTTGCCCCGTGGGTTGGAACGTTGGTTGCCGATGTAAAACAACCTATTATATTGGTTACTGAAATTGGTCTTGAAGAAGAAACCGTAACGCGTTTAAGCCGTGTTGGTTTCGATTCGATTATCGGACATTTGGATGGTGGGTTTGAAGCCTGGGAAAAAGCCGGTTTTGAAACTGATACGGTTCATAGAATTTCAGCAGAACAATTCGCCAGTGAATTTAAAATTGAAGAAGACAAAGTAATCGACATTCGTAAAGAAACCGAATATGAAGCTGAGCATATCGACGATGCTTATAGCAAACCTTTGGCTTATATTAATGACTGGGTAAAAGACATTGACCCGAACGAGCATTTTTATTTGCATTGCGCCGGAGGATATCGCAGTATGATCGCTGCTTCGATTTTGCAAGCCCGCGGTTTTAGAAACTTTACCGAAATCGAAGGTGGTTTTGGAGCCATTGCAAAAACAAATATTCCAAAATCAGATTTCGTTTGTCAAAGTAAGGTTTTAAAATAA
- a CDS encoding YeeE/YedE family protein: MNLLEILREPWPWYVSGPLIGLTVPILLIIGNKSFGISSSLRHICAACIPANISFFKYDWKKESWNLFFVFGIFLGGVIAAYFLANPNSVEITPQLSEQLATYGITDHSGLLPKELFSWESLFTLRGFIMIVVGGFLVGFGTRYAGGCTSGHAIMGISNLQWPSLVATICFMIGGFIMANLILPYILSL, encoded by the coding sequence ATGAATCTACTAGAAATTTTGAGAGAACCTTGGCCTTGGTACGTTTCAGGTCCGTTGATTGGGTTAACAGTTCCTATTTTATTGATTATCGGAAACAAATCTTTCGGGATTAGTTCTTCACTTCGTCATATTTGCGCGGCTTGTATTCCGGCAAATATTTCATTTTTTAAATACGACTGGAAAAAAGAAAGCTGGAATTTATTCTTTGTTTTCGGAATTTTCCTTGGCGGAGTGATCGCTGCTTATTTCTTAGCAAATCCAAATTCGGTCGAAATCACACCACAACTTTCTGAGCAATTAGCCACTTACGGAATCACCGATCATTCGGGATTACTACCAAAAGAACTTTTCTCGTGGGAAAGTTTATTCACGCTTCGTGGTTTTATCATGATCGTTGTTGGAGGGTTTTTAGTGGGTTTTGGAACGCGTTATGCCGGCGGTTGTACAAGTGGACATGCGATTATGGGAATTTCAAACTTGCAATGGCCTTCATTAGTAGCCACCATCTGTTTTATGATTGGCGGTTTTATCATGGCCAATTTGATTTTGCCTTATATTCTTTCACTTTAA
- a CDS encoding DUF6691 family protein produces MNNLENKNTDTEGINGSQIKDSGLSNLKYMLLGIVFGIVFVKAEIISWYRIQEMFQLQSFFMYGVIGSAVVVGVISVQIIKRFNIKTIQGEKIEIQPKTFNKGQIYGGLLFGFGWAITGACPGPLFAQIGTGVTVIVVTLLSAIAGTWFYGFIKDKLPH; encoded by the coding sequence ATGAATAATTTAGAAAATAAAAATACCGATACAGAAGGAATCAACGGAAGTCAGATAAAAGATTCAGGATTATCAAACCTCAAATACATGTTGCTCGGAATCGTTTTTGGAATCGTATTCGTAAAAGCCGAAATCATCAGCTGGTACCGTATTCAGGAAATGTTTCAATTACAATCGTTCTTTATGTATGGCGTAATTGGGAGTGCAGTTGTCGTTGGCGTTATATCTGTTCAGATCATTAAAAGATTCAACATCAAAACTATTCAGGGAGAAAAAATCGAAATTCAGCCTAAAACTTTCAACAAAGGACAAATTTATGGTGGATTATTGTTCGGTTTCGGCTGGGCAATTACCGGAGCTTGTCCCGGACCACTTTTCGCTCAAATTGGGACTGGAGTTACTGTAATTGTGGTCACTTTATTAAGTGCTATTGCAGGAACCTGGTTTTATGGTTTTATTAAAGATAAATTACCTCATTAA
- a CDS encoding GNAT family N-acetyltransferase: protein MSNTTEQFILRKAALSEVPLIWNILQDAIEQRRQDGSTQWQDGYPNELTIQNDIKNGYAYVLTENESILCYAAIIFDKEPAYEEIQGKWLTNGDYAVVHRVAASKLAKGKGIATKLFKNIEDVCLANNIHSIKVDTNFDNIPMLKILDKLNYTYCGEVFFRGSARKAFEKKLV from the coding sequence ATGAGCAACACAACAGAACAATTCATTTTAAGAAAAGCAGCACTTTCGGAAGTTCCTTTAATCTGGAATATTCTTCAGGACGCAATAGAACAAAGACGACAAGATGGAAGCACGCAATGGCAAGACGGATATCCTAATGAACTTACGATTCAGAATGACATAAAAAACGGTTACGCTTACGTACTCACAGAGAACGAATCGATTTTGTGTTACGCCGCCATCATATTCGACAAAGAACCTGCTTACGAAGAAATACAAGGCAAATGGCTTACCAATGGCGATTATGCTGTTGTACATCGTGTAGCCGCATCAAAACTGGCAAAAGGAAAAGGTATTGCTACAAAACTTTTCAAAAACATAGAAGATGTCTGCCTCGCAAACAATATTCATAGTATAAAAGTAGATACGAATTTTGACAATATCCCGATGCTAAAAATTCTGGATAAATTAAACTATACCTATTGTGGCGAAGTATTTTTTAGAGGATCAGCACGAAAAGCATTTGAAAAAAAGTTAGTTTAA
- a CDS encoding alpha/beta hydrolase family protein, whose amino-acid sequence MKKIYFQIFLSVFLISCSNNKKSNSQISNNSYPVKLDSLELFDKSRNRKIPVAIFQPKSDTKINNQRVIIFSHGYGENKGGDNMIYSYLTETLASKGYFVISIQHELPTDDLLAMDGDFKVTRKPNWERGTENILYVLNQFKTTNPELDFKHLTLIGHSNGGDMTALFATKYPKLVDKIITMDNRRMPLPRVNHPKVYTLRSKNYAADEGVLPTEQEQKKYGMTVQFTPINHSDMDNDATPEERKIIMTNIEKYLNE is encoded by the coding sequence ATGAAGAAAATATATTTTCAAATCTTCTTATCTGTATTCTTAATAAGTTGCTCAAATAACAAGAAATCAAATTCTCAAATATCAAATAACAGCTATCCTGTTAAACTTGATAGTTTGGAATTATTTGACAAATCGAGAAACCGTAAAATTCCTGTTGCAATTTTTCAACCTAAATCTGATACAAAAATTAATAATCAACGAGTAATAATTTTTAGTCATGGATACGGAGAGAATAAAGGCGGTGACAATATGATTTATTCGTACTTAACAGAAACTTTAGCTTCAAAAGGATATTTTGTCATTAGCATTCAGCACGAATTACCTACGGATGATCTTTTGGCAATGGACGGCGATTTTAAAGTCACAAGAAAACCTAATTGGGAAAGAGGTACCGAAAATATTCTGTATGTTCTAAATCAATTTAAAACTACAAATCCAGAATTAGATTTTAAGCACCTAACATTAATTGGCCACTCGAATGGCGGAGATATGACCGCTTTATTTGCTACAAAATATCCCAAATTGGTTGATAAAATAATAACGATGGACAATCGAAGAATGCCACTTCCGAGAGTTAATCACCCTAAAGTATATACTTTACGTTCCAAAAACTATGCTGCAGACGAAGGTGTATTACCAACCGAACAAGAACAGAAAAAATACGGCATGACAGTTCAGTTCACTCCTATCAACCACAGCGATATGGATAATGACGCAACTCCTGAAGAACGAAAAATAATAATGACAAACATCGAAAAGTACTTAAATGAGTAA